In Actinoplanes sp. NBC_00393, a single genomic region encodes these proteins:
- a CDS encoding ricin-type beta-trefoil lectin domain protein, with protein MTRSPVRRILVTAAAVAVTAALTAVGFTTAHSASAAVACGVVFDDFNYASSSDPALGQRGWHVRTNQGGPGVPGASWSAANVSFPTVDGQKVARLQAATNGTAAGTSHAEFSLSDRRFFEGTYLARIEFSDTPAAGPDGDIVNQTFYTISPLRYAFDPIYSELDFSEYLPNGGWGESGPTNFQTTWYTYQADPWVQDRQYSKQNASIAGWRDVMATVANGEIKYYIDGRLVGTHGGKYYPRQNMSIDFNQWFIDLTGHSGGTSVWHEHIDYVYHAKKQVLTPAQATAQANALRASGTTHTDNVTSDNSCTPGSTGNPQPTGSRIASNWNNKCIDVSNGNFSPGQRLQVWDCADTVNQRFEFTGGTLRAQNNTCMDVAGAATADGTPIQLATCNGNAAQQFVLNAAGDLVNPMSNKCVDIAAWNANNAAPLHLWTCVGGANQKWRRI; from the coding sequence GTGACCAGATCTCCCGTTCGCCGCATCCTGGTGACGGCCGCGGCAGTGGCCGTGACCGCAGCACTGACAGCCGTCGGATTCACCACCGCCCACTCGGCGAGCGCCGCGGTGGCCTGCGGCGTCGTCTTCGACGACTTCAACTACGCCTCCAGCTCCGACCCGGCGCTCGGCCAGCGCGGCTGGCACGTGCGTACCAATCAGGGTGGTCCTGGCGTGCCGGGAGCGAGCTGGTCCGCCGCCAACGTCTCGTTCCCCACCGTGGACGGTCAGAAGGTGGCCCGTCTGCAGGCCGCCACCAACGGCACCGCGGCCGGCACCAGCCACGCCGAGTTCTCACTGTCCGACCGGCGGTTCTTCGAGGGCACCTACCTGGCCCGGATCGAATTCTCCGACACCCCCGCCGCAGGCCCCGACGGCGACATCGTGAACCAGACCTTCTACACGATCAGCCCGCTGCGGTACGCGTTCGACCCGATCTACAGCGAGCTCGACTTCTCCGAGTACCTGCCGAACGGCGGGTGGGGCGAGAGCGGCCCGACGAACTTCCAGACCACCTGGTACACCTACCAGGCCGACCCGTGGGTGCAGGACCGCCAGTACAGCAAGCAGAACGCCAGCATCGCCGGGTGGCGCGACGTCATGGCGACGGTGGCGAACGGCGAGATCAAGTACTACATCGACGGCCGGCTCGTCGGCACCCACGGCGGCAAGTACTACCCCCGGCAGAACATGTCGATCGACTTCAACCAGTGGTTCATCGACCTGACCGGCCACTCCGGCGGCACCAGTGTCTGGCACGAGCACATCGACTACGTGTACCACGCCAAGAAGCAGGTGCTCACGCCGGCTCAGGCGACCGCGCAGGCGAACGCTCTGCGGGCGAGCGGCACCACGCACACCGACAACGTCACCAGCGACAACAGTTGCACGCCCGGTTCGACGGGCAACCCGCAGCCGACCGGCTCTCGGATCGCCAGCAACTGGAACAACAAGTGCATCGACGTGTCCAACGGCAACTTCAGCCCGGGCCAGCGACTGCAGGTCTGGGACTGCGCCGACACGGTCAACCAGAGGTTCGAGTTCACCGGTGGCACGCTGCGTGCGCAGAACAACACCTGCATGGACGTCGCCGGGGCCGCCACCGCCGACGGCACACCCATTCAGCTGGCCACCTGCAACGGCAACGCGGCTCAGCAGTTCGTCCTCAACGCGGCCGGTGACCTGGTAAACCCGATGTCCAACAAGTGCGTGGACATCGCGGCCTGGAACGCGAACAACGCCGCACCCCTGCACCTGTGGACCTGCGTGGGTGGCGCCAACCAGAAATGGCGCCGCATCTGA